Proteins co-encoded in one Myripristis murdjan chromosome 4, fMyrMur1.1, whole genome shotgun sequence genomic window:
- the fnbp1l gene encoding LOW QUALITY PROTEIN: formin-binding protein 1-like (The sequence of the model RefSeq protein was modified relative to this genomic sequence to represent the inferred CDS: inserted 2 bases in 2 codons) — MPSLSRRGWRLSRTMPSKLRNLVKKYCPKRSKDEEPRFTSCLSFYSILNELNDYAGQREVVAEEMGHKVYGELMRYSQDLKAERKHHLQEGRKAQQYLDQCWKQMDNSKKKFERECREAEKSQLSYERLDNDINATKSEVEKAKSQFYLRTHMADESKNEYAAQLQNFNAEQWKHFNNAIPHIFKNLQDMDXRRTVKLGETYRNFAEAERRVIPIISKCLEGMVSAAKAVDERRDSTIVVESFKSGFDPPGDFPFEDFSQNLSRTGSDGTISSTPKGDRDRDGGPGPRPDPKHPMSKAKNKLWLFGKKPKAPSLEDFSHLPPEQRRKRLQQRIDELSKELQKEMDQRDALNKMKDVYEKNPQMGDPSSLQPKISETMCNMERLRSEIHKNESWLSEVXGKQSSRGDRRHSADNHHHTPQGRESPEGSYTDDTSQEHHTPHHHSNPPQPGPPNPDPHEFDDEFDDDDPLPVIGHCKALYSFDGQNEGTLVMAEDEVLYIIEEDKGDGWTRARKQSGEEGYVPTSYVEITLEKNSKGAVTYI; from the exons ATGCCAAGTTTGTCAAGGAGAGGCTGGAGATTGAGCAGAACTATGCCAAGCAAGCTACG gAACTTGGTAAAGAAGTACTGTCCTAAACGCTCTAAAGATGAGGAGCCAAG gTTCACATCCTGCCTGTCGTTCTACTCCATACTGAATGAGCTGAACGACTATGCCGGGCAGAGGGAGGTGGTGGCGGAGGAGATGGGTCACAAGGTCTATGGAGAGCTTATGAGGTACAGCCAAGACCTCAAAGCTGAGAGGAAACAC CATCTACAGGAGGGCAGGAAAGCCCAGCAGTATTTGGATCAGTGCTGGAAACAGATGGACAAT AGTAAAAAGAAGTttgagagagagtgcagggagGCAGAGAAGTCCCAGCTGAGCTACGAGAGGTTAGATAACGACATCAACGCCACCAAATCCGAGGTGGAGAAG GCCAAATCTCAGTTCTACCTGCGGACTCACATGGCCGATGAGAGTAAGAACGAGTACGCTGCGCAGCTCCAGAACTTCAACGCAGAGCAGTGGAAACATTTCAACAACGCCATACCACACATCTTCAAG AATCTGCAGGACATGG CACGTCGGACAGTGAAGCTGGGAGAGACGTACCGGAACTTCGCCGAGGCGGAGAGGAGAGTCATTCCCATCATTTCCAAATGTCTGGAAGGAATGGTCTCCGCCGCAAAAGCTGTCGATGAACGAAGG GATTCAACCATTGTGGTGGAGTCCTTCAAGTCGGGCTTCGATCCGCCAGGAGACTTCCCCTTTGAGGACTTCAGCCAGAATCTGAGCAGAACAGGTTCAGATGGGACCATCAGCTCTACACccaaaggagacagagacagagatgggggTCCCGGGCCACGACCTGACCCGAAACATCCCATGAGCAAAGCCAAGAACAAACTGTGGCTGTTTGGGAAGAAACCAAAG GCCCCATCCCTGGAGGATTTCAGCCACCTTCCCCcggaacagaggaggaagaggctgcagcagaggatCGACGAACTCAGCAAGGAGCTCCAGAAAGAGATGGATCAGAG AGACGCCCTGAACAAGATGAAGGACGTCTATGAGAAGAACCCTCAGATGGGAGACCCCAGCAGCCTGCAGCCCAAAATATCAGAGACCATGTGTAACATGGAGAGGCTACGCTCTGAAATCCACAAGAATGAG TCCTGGCTATCGGAGG GAGGAAAGCAGAGCTCCAGAGGAGACAGAAGACACAGCGCCGACAACCACCATCACACTCCTCAGGGCAGAGAGAG TCCTGAAGGCAGTTATACAGACGACACCAGTCAGGAGCATCACACGCCCCACCACCACTCCAACCCCCCACAGCCCGGACCCCCCAACCCCGACCCCCACGAGTTCGATGATGAATTTGACGATGACGACCCGCTGCCTGTCATTGGACACTGCAAAGCGCTCTACTCCTTCGATG GTCAGAACGAGGGGACACTAGTGATGGCAGAAGACGAG GTGCTGTACATCATAGAAGAGGATAAAGGAGACGGCTGGACCAGAGCCAGGAAGCAGAGCGGGGAGGAGGGCTACGTTCCCACCTCATACGTAGAAATCACcctggagaaaaacagcaaaggtGCTGTCACCTACATCTGA